A DNA window from Spirochaetota bacterium contains the following coding sequences:
- the pflA gene encoding pyruvate formate-lyase-activating protein, giving the protein MTLNVHSIESFSTVDGPGIRYVVFLKGCSFRCIYCHNVDTWSADGGKPIETSDILWEVKKNIAYLAPNKGGVTVSGGDPLEQPEAITELFTEVRTLPLTTCLDTAGYRLDGPVKKLLSVTDLVLLDIKQPIDSRHKELTGHGNSTVLLFQDHLDENTIPYWIRFTVVEGVNDDAETLAALKQRVNGRTSMEKFEVLPYHTLGAYKWKELGMKSALEGKPPASQKTVDAVYRAVGVS; this is encoded by the coding sequence ATAGAAAGCTTTTCCACCGTCGACGGTCCCGGGATACGCTATGTCGTTTTCCTGAAAGGCTGTTCGTTCCGCTGCATCTATTGCCACAATGTCGACACGTGGAGCGCTGATGGCGGAAAGCCTATCGAAACTTCGGACATACTCTGGGAAGTGAAAAAGAACATCGCCTATCTCGCACCCAATAAAGGCGGCGTTACCGTATCCGGCGGCGATCCGCTCGAACAGCCTGAAGCAATTACCGAGCTTTTTACCGAGGTGCGCACGCTCCCGCTTACCACTTGTCTTGATACAGCGGGGTATCGCCTCGATGGGCCGGTGAAAAAGCTCCTGTCAGTGACCGATCTTGTACTGCTTGATATCAAACAGCCCATCGACTCACGCCATAAGGAACTTACCGGCCACGGCAACAGCACCGTGCTTCTGTTCCAGGACCATCTCGATGAGAACACTATCCCCTACTGGATACGATTCACCGTTGTCGAAGGTGTTAATGACGACGCCGAGACGCTTGCCGCATTGAAACAGCGCGTCAACGGCCGTACGTCGATGGAAAAATTCGAGGTGCTGCCGTATCACACCCTCGGTGCGTATAAATGGAAAGAGCTCGGCATGAAGTCAGCGCTCGAGGGAAAGCCGCCGGCGTCGCAGAAAACGGTCGATGCGGTCTATCGTGCCGTCGGCGTATCGTAG